The Synergistaceae bacterium sequence AACAATTATCAAAGGGGGAAAATTTAATGGCAAAGAGGAGAGAGCTAGTCTACAAAATTGATGACAGGCCGTCGTTGCCGATCGCGATTATGGCTGGAGCGCAGCATGTCCTTACCCTGTTCGGAGCAACAACTCTGGTCCCATTGGTGCTTGGTCCGGCTATGGGAATGTCCCCGGAACAGATTGCCACCTTTATCGGGTGTGTGTATTTTGGTATGGGTGTTGCCACCCTTATTCAGACACATCCAAAGCTTGGAACAGGCCTGCCGATAGTCCAAGGATCCAGCTTCAGCTTCATACCTCCGCTGCTGACTATCATCGGGGCATATAAAGTTTTGGGGCCAAATGTTGTGATGCAGTATATCGGCGGGGCTTTGATCGTTGGTGGTGTATTTATGTCGATGGTGGGTTACAGCAAGATCGCGGGGCGTATCACAAAAGTCATAACTCCGGTTGTGATCGGTCCGACCATTATGGCTATAGGCTTCTCTCTGGCCCCCGTCGCTGTCCAATTCAATGCCGCAAAATACTGGCCCATTTCGCTGGCCGTTGTGGCGATGATATTTTTCTTCAGCCTTGTAAGCAAAAATAAATACCAAAATATATTTGCTGTCCTTGGGTCGATAGTTATTGCTTATCTTATCTGCCTTTCGGGTTCATTGTTCGGTCTTTTTCCAAAAGGACATGCCGCGTTTGTCTCGCTAAGTAACGTTGCAGTGGCGCCCTGGTTTCGTTACAACGTCATAATGCCATGGGGTGTGCCAAAATTTTCCGCGCTTGCAATAGGTGCGATTTCTGCGGGTTTCTTCTGTGTATTGATTGAATCCATCGGAGATTATCATAACTGCGCCTATGCGGCAGGAATAGGGGATCCCACGCCAGAGCAGATAAATCGTGGGATCGGGGCAGAAGGAGCAAGTTGTATGCTGTCAGGGATATTCGGATCTGTAGGTACGACTTCCTATACTGAGAATATCGGGCTTATCGCTCTTACCGGGGTTGCAAGCAGATATGTAGTCAGAATAGGCGCGGTCATTCTGATACTGCTTTCTTTTGTCGGTAAGCTTGGTGCTCTTATTGCCACTATGCCGTCGCCTGTTATCGGCGGAGCCTATATTACCCTTTTTGGCACCATTGGAGCTCTGGGAATTCAGAATTTGATGAGGGCGGACATGGGCAGTCAGCGAAATGTACTTATAGTTGGATTTGCATTCCTTATGGCCCTAGGGCTTCCCGGATGGGTCGATGCAAATCAGGCTCTTTTTACCGGCGGGTTGATGGGAAGTACAGCAGGCGGGGTAATATGGGCCATACTTAAGACTCCGATGGCAGTAGCCGGCATTTGTGCCGGCGTTTGCGATAACATTATTCCCGGAACTCCTGAAGAACGCGGCATTACAGCAAGACAGATGAGTTGATTATATTTCTGGGACTGCTCTGATTCAAGTGCTGGCAGACTCAAGTATTCTTTTTTGACTTAGTGGATAAACACCTATCAATAGCGGCGGATGCTTTATCTGTCGCTATTGGTTATCACCGGAGTAGCGTAAGCGCCCTTTCCCACATCTCGAACCTTTCATGGTCACGTCCTGCGCAGGCAGGGCTGGTCGAAAGAAGACGCTTATAGCGAAGAGGAGGTTGGCCGAAATATTTTTTGAAGTTTGAAAATGCGCAGCTGCCGTTGTAAATAATGAAGCTGATATTCGGATGTTCTTTCAGCAAAAGCGGGATGTCGTTCGGGATCTGATTTCTTATGTTTCCGTCGCTGCTGCCTTTGCGGTCAGCGCATTTCAATACATCCCACAGGGCAATATGGTTGCTGAGCAGCAATGAACATCTGATGCTGTAATCGTTTGATAACGGCGTATCAAATATTGCAAACATTATTTTCCAGAAACGGTTTTGCGGATGAGCGTAGTATTGGTTAAGTTCAAGGGATTTTAGTCCGGGCAGCGAACCCAGTATAAGTATCCGGGATTTCTCATCCACAAGCGGCGAAAAACTATATTCCATCTTGCACACCTTTCCTTCTGTGACCATTATAATCATTCCATCTCATCCAATATAATTTATGCAACCGATTAACCAAAGTCTATGGCTAATTTTTTTGTGTATAAAAATCACTTGACTTATCAGAATCCCAAGTTATAATACTCTGCAACTTTGAACGATAGGTAAAAGCAATAAATAAACAAAACATAATTTCAGGTTTATTTATTTGTCGATGGCCCGTCCATATGAAACATTATTTCCCTTTACGGGGATATAAGGAGCTGCGAAAAAATGAATAGAAATGTGTTTTTGACCCTCGCCGACGGAAGTGTGTGGCGTGGCAGCGGAAAACTTGCGAGGCCTGCTGAAGGAGAAGTTGTCTTTACCACTGCCGCATGCGGTTATCCACAGACACTGACAGATCCGTCATACTGCGGGCAGATAGTTGTCTTTGCGTTTCCTCCCATAGGTATTTATGGAGTTGACAAAGACAGGCTTGAGGGGCGGCGCGTATGGCTCACCGCAGCTCTTATCTCTTCGCTTAACGAAACTGAAAATGGACGTTTTTGCAGCCTAAGTTCATGGATGGCGGAAAATGACAGGCCTCTGGTTGACGGGATAGATACGAGGCAGCTCATTCTCAGGATAAGGGCGTCAGGTTCAGTGATGGGGAGACTTGACAGCGAACCTGCTCTGCCATCTTTATCGGAGCTGCCCCATGACATGGTAACAGTCGTTTCTTGCAAAAAGACAGAGGTTGTAGGAGACGGTGACGTGACGGTCGGTATCATTGATTACGGTGTCAAGGAGGGTATTATAAGGAGCTTTGTCTCATTGGGTTGCCGTGTCGTACGTTTTCCTAACACCACAAAGGCCGAAGATATTTTATCCGCAGGGCTTGACGGCATTATTATGAGTAACGGGCCCGGGGATCCGTCTGTACTTGACTATGAAATAAAGGAGATAAAGAAGATATTGGGCAGGCTGCCACTGCTTGGA is a genomic window containing:
- a CDS encoding carbamoyl phosphate synthase small subunit, whose protein sequence is MNRNVFLTLADGSVWRGSGKLARPAEGEVVFTTAACGYPQTLTDPSYCGQIVVFAFPPIGIYGVDKDRLEGRRVWLTAALISSLNETENGRFCSLSSWMAENDRPLVDGIDTRQLILRIRASGSVMGRLDSEPALPSLSELPHDMVTVVSCKKTEVVGDGDVTVGIIDYGVKEGIIRSFVSLGCRVVRFPNTTKAEDILSAGLDGIIMSNGPGDPSVLDYEIKEIKKILGRLPLLGVCLGNQLLARACGADTHKLAFGHRGANQPVIETATGRGILTSQNHQYAVSEESLAGTGLEVTFRHLGDGTIEGLLHKELNALSVQFHPEASPGPEDAGYIFADFVKRIRAAKVA
- a CDS encoding purine/pyrimidine permease; translation: MAKRRELVYKIDDRPSLPIAIMAGAQHVLTLFGATTLVPLVLGPAMGMSPEQIATFIGCVYFGMGVATLIQTHPKLGTGLPIVQGSSFSFIPPLLTIIGAYKVLGPNVVMQYIGGALIVGGVFMSMVGYSKIAGRITKVITPVVIGPTIMAIGFSLAPVAVQFNAAKYWPISLAVVAMIFFFSLVSKNKYQNIFAVLGSIVIAYLICLSGSLFGLFPKGHAAFVSLSNVAVAPWFRYNVIMPWGVPKFSALAIGAISAGFFCVLIESIGDYHNCAYAAGIGDPTPEQINRGIGAEGASCMLSGIFGSVGTTSYTENIGLIALTGVASRYVVRIGAVILILLSFVGKLGALIATMPSPVIGGAYITLFGTIGALGIQNLMRADMGSQRNVLIVGFAFLMALGLPGWVDANQALFTGGLMGSTAGGVIWAILKTPMAVAGICAGVCDNIIPGTPEERGITARQMS
- a CDS encoding DNA-deoxyinosine glycosylase; this encodes MIIMVTEGKVCKMEYSFSPLVDEKSRILILGSLPGLKSLELNQYYAHPQNRFWKIMFAIFDTPLSNDYSIRCSLLLSNHIALWDVLKCADRKGSSDGNIRNQIPNDIPLLLKEHPNISFIIYNGSCAFSNFKKYFGQPPLRYKRLLSTSPACAGRDHERFEMWERALTLLR